A genomic region of Streptomyces sp. NBC_00247 contains the following coding sequences:
- a CDS encoding GntR family transcriptional regulator has translation MPRDTPYLQVADALRDRISAGEWAVGDKLPSRARIAEEYEVGASVAQRAMERLTIEGILEGRAGSGTYVRRPRERRRMIRTRPPEGHGATLYRAVLNYQDHEGKWESRSAARTPAPERIAERLDIEPGDLCVVTDYEFLVDGLPVQLSRSWEPMAITGHTPVVLPEMGPLAGIGVVERMRSIGVDIVRAVEIPRPARANQEQANLLGISIGGLVTELERTFYDTDGRPVETADIVVPDVRWEVAYEIAVERSE, from the coding sequence ATGCCTCGCGACACCCCTTATCTCCAGGTGGCCGACGCTCTCCGCGACCGCATCAGTGCGGGCGAGTGGGCCGTGGGCGACAAGTTGCCCAGCCGTGCCCGGATCGCCGAGGAGTACGAGGTCGGGGCGTCCGTCGCGCAGCGCGCCATGGAGCGCCTCACCATCGAGGGCATCCTCGAAGGCCGTGCGGGTTCCGGCACTTACGTCCGCAGGCCGCGTGAGCGGCGGCGCATGATCCGTACGAGGCCTCCCGAGGGCCACGGCGCCACGCTCTACCGCGCCGTCCTCAACTACCAGGACCACGAGGGGAAATGGGAGTCGCGTTCGGCCGCGCGGACTCCGGCGCCCGAGCGCATCGCGGAGCGTCTGGACATCGAACCGGGTGATCTCTGCGTCGTCACCGACTACGAGTTCCTCGTGGACGGGCTGCCCGTCCAGCTCTCCAGGAGCTGGGAGCCGATGGCGATCACCGGACACACCCCCGTCGTCCTTCCCGAGATGGGCCCGCTCGCCGGGATCGGAGTGGTCGAACGGATGCGGTCGATCGGCGTCGACATCGTGCGCGCCGTCGAGATCCCGCGCCCGGCCCGCGCGAACCAGGAGCAGGCGAACCTCCTCGGTATCAGCATCGGTGGCCTGGTCACCGAGTTGGAGCGCACCTTCTACGACACCGACGGCCGCCCGGTCGAGACCGCGGACATCGTGGTTCCGGACGTGCGGTGGGAAGTCGCGTACGAGATCGCCGTCGAGCGGAGCGAGTGA
- a CDS encoding PP2C family protein-serine/threonine phosphatase, whose amino-acid sequence MAKRLYGGGWASGGVSARRFVRILPALLVLGGLVFDIASPPRFTAVPLFVAAPLIAAPFASRAGTVRIGAASLSAVIAMRVYVGTIGEIVPIIETLTVATTAVLALVINGVVRRGSEQLASARIIAETAMRAVLPVPADRVGGLHVAARYEAAQADEYVGGDLFAVADTPHGVRLVLGDVRGKGLDAVEAVAVIIGAFREAAEQEETLEGVADRLERALVRDAARRGGLDPVEGFVTAVLAEIPQGSATLRIVNRGHPEPLLLHAGGALDVLRPGTPALPLGMALGAWPDQADEWDFPPGATLLTYTDGLSEARDSAGVFYDPAERLRGRIFPGPDELLSALTDDVRLHTGGHSTDDLALLAVARPAEDQPERRTTVPIVGRGGG is encoded by the coding sequence GTGGCGAAACGGCTGTACGGGGGCGGTTGGGCGTCCGGGGGTGTCAGTGCCCGGCGATTCGTGCGGATTCTGCCTGCCCTGCTCGTCCTCGGCGGGCTGGTCTTCGACATCGCGTCACCGCCCCGCTTCACGGCGGTACCCCTGTTCGTCGCCGCGCCTCTGATCGCCGCGCCGTTCGCCTCCCGGGCCGGCACCGTCCGGATCGGTGCCGCCTCGCTGTCGGCCGTCATCGCGATGCGGGTGTACGTGGGCACCATCGGCGAGATCGTTCCGATCATCGAGACGCTCACCGTGGCCACCACGGCCGTGCTGGCGCTCGTCATCAACGGGGTGGTGCGGCGCGGAAGCGAGCAGCTGGCCTCCGCCCGGATCATCGCGGAGACCGCCATGCGCGCGGTGCTGCCCGTTCCGGCCGACCGGGTGGGCGGGCTCCATGTCGCCGCGCGGTACGAGGCGGCGCAGGCGGACGAGTACGTCGGCGGCGACCTGTTCGCCGTCGCGGACACTCCGCACGGAGTGCGTCTCGTCCTGGGCGACGTGCGCGGCAAGGGGCTCGACGCGGTCGAGGCGGTGGCGGTGATCATCGGCGCGTTCCGGGAGGCCGCCGAGCAGGAGGAGACGCTGGAGGGGGTGGCGGACCGGCTGGAGCGTGCGCTGGTCAGGGACGCGGCGCGGCGCGGGGGCCTGGACCCGGTGGAGGGGTTCGTCACCGCGGTGCTCGCCGAGATCCCCCAGGGCTCCGCCACGCTGCGGATCGTCAACCGGGGCCACCCCGAACCGTTGCTGTTGCACGCCGGGGGAGCGCTGGACGTGCTGCGGCCCGGTACGCCCGCGCTGCCGCTCGGCATGGCGCTGGGAGCCTGGCCGGACCAGGCTGACGAGTGGGACTTCCCGCCGGGCGCGACCCTGTTGACCTACACGGACGGGCTCTCCGAGGCGCGCGACTCGGCGGGCGTGTTCTACGACCCGGCGGAGCGGCTGCGCGGCAGGATCTTCCCCGGTCCCGACGAGCTGCTCTCGGCGCTCACCGACGACGTCCGGCTGCACACCGGTGGCCACTCGACGGACGACTTGGCGCTGCTCGCGGTGGCCCGGCCCGCGGAGGACCAGCCGGAGCGCCGGACCACCGTGCCGATCGTGGGCCGCGGCGGCGGCTGA
- a CDS encoding M23 family metallopeptidase — protein MASNQPAPEAPSPFATREGFGSPGDADRAWEEWNPTEDSLRPVRGRHRVAKQRGLARSSTVLGVGVIAAVGAGGMATAQSKPPVSISLPDSLADNLPDAKSLPGLGALITAVQSDDTPVPVAAAAPFTTAGLTTAETEQGATDAGEALRARILQQAEQQQSAADADAKAAEEEAAAAKAATEAKKQQDAATAKAAAEKKAAEEAAAKKAEAERLAKLAASYSLPTSAYTITSTFGEAGTMWASGQHTGLDFAAPTGTPVKAVHGGTVKSAGWSGSYGYRTVLQLDDGTEIWYCHQSSMDVVVGQQVGTGDTIGRVGATGNVTGPHLHLEVHTADGTGIDPMAWLTGKGLTV, from the coding sequence GTGGCGTCCAACCAGCCTGCCCCCGAAGCCCCGTCACCCTTCGCCACCCGTGAGGGTTTCGGCTCCCCCGGGGACGCCGACAGGGCCTGGGAGGAATGGAACCCCACCGAGGATTCCCTCCGCCCCGTACGCGGCCGGCACCGCGTCGCCAAGCAGCGTGGTCTCGCGCGTAGTTCCACCGTCCTCGGGGTCGGCGTCATCGCGGCCGTCGGTGCGGGCGGCATGGCCACCGCGCAGAGCAAGCCGCCGGTCTCCATTTCTCTTCCCGATTCGCTCGCGGACAACCTTCCGGACGCCAAGTCCCTTCCCGGGCTGGGTGCTCTGATCACCGCGGTCCAGTCCGACGACACTCCCGTGCCGGTGGCAGCCGCCGCGCCGTTCACCACGGCCGGGCTCACCACGGCGGAGACCGAGCAGGGCGCCACCGACGCGGGCGAGGCGCTGCGCGCCCGCATCCTCCAGCAGGCCGAGCAGCAGCAGTCCGCCGCCGACGCGGACGCGAAGGCGGCGGAGGAGGAGGCGGCGGCGGCCAAGGCCGCCACCGAGGCCAAGAAGCAGCAGGACGCGGCCACGGCGAAGGCCGCGGCGGAGAAGAAGGCGGCGGAGGAGGCCGCGGCGAAGAAGGCCGAGGCCGAGAGGCTCGCCAAGCTCGCCGCCAGCTACTCGCTCCCCACCTCCGCGTACACGATCACCTCCACCTTCGGCGAGGCCGGCACGATGTGGGCCTCCGGGCAGCACACCGGTCTCGACTTCGCCGCGCCGACCGGTACCCCGGTCAAGGCCGTGCACGGGGGAACGGTCAAGTCGGCGGGCTGGTCGGGCTCGTACGGGTACCGCACGGTCCTGCAGCTCGACGACGGTACGGAGATCTGGTACTGCCACCAGTCCTCCATGGACGTCGTCGTCGGCCAGCAGGTCGGCACGGGCGACACCATCGGCCGCGTGGGAGCCACCGGCAACGTCACCGGCCCGCACCTCCACCTCGAAGTCCACACCGCGGACGGCACCGGCATCGACCCGATGGCCTGGCTGACCGGCAAGGGCCTCACCGTCTGA
- a CDS encoding aldo/keto reductase — protein sequence MTSSLRTLGTSGIKVFPLALGGNVFGWTADEAQSFAVLDAYTAAGGNFVDTADAYSAWVPGNRGGESEALIGKWLKARGNRADVVVATKVGAHPEYRGLATGNVRSAVEESLRRLDTDYIDLYYTHYDDESVPVEEIVTTLDQLVKEGKVREIGASNISPERLRASLEFSEREGLARYVALQPHYNLVSRDTYEGPAQDLAAETGLGAVPYYALAAGFLTGKYRPGTRVESARAASAGAHLESERGQKVLSALDAVAEAHGAEIATVALAWLASRPTVVAPIASARTPEQLPALLAVAELTLTDEELDRLTEASA from the coding sequence ATGACTTCTTCTCTCCGCACACTCGGCACGTCCGGCATCAAGGTCTTCCCCCTCGCCCTCGGCGGCAACGTCTTCGGCTGGACCGCCGACGAGGCCCAGTCCTTCGCGGTGCTCGACGCCTACACCGCGGCCGGCGGCAACTTCGTCGACACCGCCGACGCGTACTCGGCCTGGGTCCCGGGCAACCGGGGCGGCGAATCGGAGGCGCTCATCGGCAAGTGGCTCAAGGCCCGAGGCAACCGCGCGGACGTCGTCGTCGCCACCAAGGTCGGTGCCCACCCCGAGTACCGGGGGCTCGCCACCGGCAACGTCAGGAGCGCGGTGGAGGAGTCCCTGCGGCGCCTCGACACCGACTACATCGACCTCTACTACACGCACTACGACGACGAGAGCGTCCCGGTGGAGGAGATCGTCACCACCCTCGACCAGCTGGTCAAGGAGGGCAAGGTCCGCGAGATCGGCGCCTCCAACATCAGCCCCGAGCGCCTGCGCGCCTCGCTCGAATTCTCCGAGCGCGAAGGGCTCGCCCGGTACGTCGCGCTCCAGCCGCACTACAACCTGGTCTCCCGCGACACGTACGAGGGCCCCGCCCAGGACCTCGCCGCCGAGACCGGCCTCGGCGCGGTCCCGTACTACGCGCTGGCAGCCGGCTTCCTCACCGGCAAGTACCGGCCGGGTACGCGGGTGGAGAGCGCCCGCGCCGCGAGCGCCGGAGCGCACCTGGAGTCGGAGCGGGGGCAGAAGGTGCTGAGCGCGCTGGACGCCGTCGCCGAGGCGCACGGGGCGGAGATCGCCACCGTCGCGCTGGCCTGGCTGGCGTCGCGCCCCACGGTGGTTGCGCCGATCGCCTCGGCCCGTACGCCCGAACAGCTTCCGGCGCTGCTCGCGGTCGCCGAGCTCACGCTGACCGACGAGGAACTGGACCGGCTCACCGAAGCCTCCGCCTGA
- a CDS encoding PrsW family intramembrane metalloprotease has product MSAGSEQHRHPQPVVPVLEERRLGEILGAVPERAHWRYRPRRVGLVWRSKAFRAGAVIVTLAICGLLILALVREETGTEGFLVGLGLAVLPVPLLMAAFRWLDRVEPAPWRNLLFAFAWGSCAAALVAIVANSFATYWIANLSADPAGADTLGATVVAPIVEESAKGAAVLMLFLFRRREFNGVVDGIVAAGFTATGFAFSENILYLGSAFGEDRQLGTVGIVSLTVGTFFVRIVLSPFAHPVFTAMTGIGFGLAAASRAGGGRRRVRRIALPLLGLLLAMGMHALWNGSATWGQYGFYLVYGVAMMPAFGLLTWLAIWSRGRELRTLAAEFPAYAMAGWLTPAEPLALASMRARGMARDLARHWHGASDRARGRAAARAVAEYESFATSLAALRRDARRGAVGADFAAREQELLHHLWERRNVASPALSHAARSVFRPAVRRPVPHSYGLGAHAHGAHAAHGAHARGWAPPSPSPQQPWPGAPGAQGGPAPTGYGDGPAAPYRTGQVPSPAPQEPPPHRQYGGHNPYLHPPG; this is encoded by the coding sequence ATGTCCGCCGGGTCCGAGCAGCACCGACATCCGCAACCCGTCGTCCCCGTGCTCGAAGAGCGACGGCTCGGCGAGATCCTGGGCGCCGTCCCGGAGCGCGCCCACTGGCGCTACCGCCCGCGCCGGGTGGGGCTGGTGTGGCGCAGCAAGGCGTTCCGCGCGGGCGCGGTGATCGTCACGCTGGCCATCTGCGGGCTGCTCATCCTGGCTCTGGTGCGTGAGGAGACCGGCACCGAGGGGTTCCTCGTCGGTCTGGGGCTCGCGGTGCTGCCGGTGCCGCTCCTGATGGCCGCGTTCCGCTGGCTGGACCGGGTCGAACCGGCGCCCTGGCGGAATCTGCTGTTCGCCTTCGCCTGGGGTTCGTGCGCGGCGGCGCTGGTCGCGATCGTCGCGAACTCCTTCGCGACGTACTGGATCGCGAATCTCTCGGCGGACCCGGCGGGCGCCGACACCCTGGGGGCCACGGTCGTCGCGCCGATCGTCGAGGAGAGCGCGAAGGGCGCCGCCGTGCTGATGCTCTTCCTGTTCCGCAGACGGGAGTTCAACGGGGTCGTCGACGGGATCGTGGCGGCCGGCTTCACCGCGACCGGCTTCGCGTTCAGCGAGAACATCCTCTACCTCGGCAGCGCCTTCGGTGAGGACCGGCAGTTGGGGACGGTGGGGATCGTGTCGCTGACGGTCGGCACCTTCTTCGTGCGGATCGTCCTGTCGCCTTTCGCGCACCCGGTGTTCACGGCGATGACGGGCATCGGCTTCGGTCTCGCCGCGGCGAGCCGTGCGGGGGGCGGCCGGCGACGGGTCCGCCGGATCGCGCTCCCGCTGCTGGGGCTGCTGCTCGCGATGGGCATGCACGCCCTGTGGAACGGTTCGGCGACCTGGGGTCAGTACGGCTTCTACCTGGTCTACGGCGTCGCCATGATGCCCGCGTTCGGGCTGCTGACCTGGCTGGCGATCTGGTCGCGCGGACGGGAACTGCGGACGCTCGCCGCCGAGTTCCCGGCGTACGCGATGGCCGGCTGGCTCACCCCGGCCGAACCGCTCGCGCTCGCCTCGATGCGCGCCCGGGGCATGGCCCGGGATCTGGCCCGGCACTGGCACGGTGCGTCGGACCGGGCCAGGGGCCGGGCGGCGGCCCGGGCCGTCGCGGAGTACGAGTCGTTCGCGACCTCACTGGCCGCGCTGCGGCGGGACGCCCGGCGCGGCGCCGTGGGCGCGGACTTCGCGGCGCGTGAGCAGGAGTTGCTGCACCACCTCTGGGAGCGCAGGAACGTCGCCTCCCCCGCGCTGAGCCACGCGGCCCGCAGCGTGTTCCGGCCGGCCGTCCGCCGTCCGGTGCCCCACTCGTACGGCCTCGGAGCCCACGCGCACGGCGCCCACGCGGCCCACGGCGCGCACGCCCGGGGCTGGGCGCCCCCGTCACCGTCCCCGCAGCAGCCCTGGCCCGGCGCGCCCGGCGCGCAGGGGGGCCCGGCGCCGACCGGGTACGGAGACGGTCCGGCGGCCCCGTACCGCACCGGCCAGGTCCCGTCGCCGGCGCCTCAGGAGCCGCCTCCGCACCGCCAGTACGGCGGGCACAACCCCTATCTGCACCCGCCGGGGTGA
- the trmB gene encoding tRNA (guanosine(46)-N7)-methyltransferase TrmB, whose product MSEQPLNPSTEPGAHAGTAEAPATNAEATAAAGTTEATADVDAAEAADAAARRAASFDRQRRLRQEPRFPGGPAADPAGSHHERRIRSFQPRRSRVTIGQQDALERLWPRWGFDIDGLRVLDLDQMFGGLPVVLEIGFGMGEATAQMAADDPATGILAVDVHTPGQGNLLRLADQAGSTNVRVANGDAIILLREMLKPQALDGLRVYFPDPWPKSRHHKRRLIQPDFLDLVSDRMKPGAVIHCATDWEPYAEQMLEVLTAHPRFENTRADGGYAPRPAFRPLTRFEGQGLDKGHVVHDLLFTRI is encoded by the coding sequence GTGTCTGAGCAGCCCCTGAACCCCAGCACGGAGCCCGGCGCGCACGCCGGGACCGCCGAGGCCCCCGCCACGAACGCCGAGGCGACCGCGGCCGCGGGCACCACCGAGGCGACGGCCGACGTGGACGCCGCGGAAGCCGCCGACGCCGCCGCCCGACGGGCCGCCTCCTTCGACCGGCAGCGCCGGTTGCGCCAGGAGCCGCGCTTCCCCGGTGGACCCGCCGCCGATCCGGCCGGCTCGCACCACGAGCGCCGCATCCGCAGTTTCCAGCCGCGCCGCAGCCGGGTCACGATCGGCCAGCAGGACGCCCTCGAACGCCTCTGGCCGCGGTGGGGCTTCGACATCGACGGTCTGCGCGTCCTGGACCTCGACCAGATGTTCGGCGGACTGCCGGTCGTGCTGGAGATCGGTTTCGGCATGGGCGAGGCGACCGCGCAGATGGCGGCGGACGACCCGGCCACGGGCATCCTCGCCGTCGACGTGCACACCCCGGGCCAGGGCAATCTCCTCCGCCTCGCCGACCAGGCGGGCTCGACCAACGTGCGGGTCGCCAACGGCGACGCGATCATCCTGCTCCGCGAGATGCTGAAGCCACAGGCGCTGGACGGGCTTCGGGTGTACTTCCCCGACCCGTGGCCCAAGAGCCGCCACCACAAGCGCCGTCTGATCCAGCCGGACTTCCTGGACCTGGTGTCGGACCGCATGAAGCCGGGCGCGGTGATCCACTGCGCGACCGACTGGGAGCCGTACGCGGAGCAGATGCTGGAGGTGCTCACCGCGCACCCCCGGTTCGAGAACACCCGGGCGGACGGCGGTTACGCGCCGCGTCCCGCGTTCCGGCCGCTGACCCGCTTCGAGGGACAGGGCCTGGACAAGGGGCACGTCGTCCACGACCTGCTCTTCACCAGGATCTGA
- a CDS encoding FAD-dependent oxidoreductase: MRTHADYDCDVLVIGGGIVGLSTAYALTRAAPGTRVTVLEEARNPCDHLAGPGGGLIHSGVHHRRSSLTARFAARGGGEMTDFCARHGIAHAVSGKLIVATDRSELPRLHALAQRGREHGLPVCELGPAQIAEYEPRVRGQAAIRVSTTGVCDAAGVLAALTREVTAAGSVVRCAARVTAVDRRPWGVAARTADGTVVRARALVNAAGPGSDRVARLAGDEPGVRVVPVRDIYYELRRPELVSAVVHPVPAAGHPFLGAQLIRGLVRSVDGTVHVGPVGASPSGRAEPVLHPGGLLSALARPVSRRTARRQEAYVQDGARLVRAGAVPPPELTGPVARTAPGERAGRAGRSEQAGRAGATGAAVTAALRRLLPEVTEDDLRPAPARVRAQAVHGDGTPVEDFLIREAPHTVHVLHTPADAALATALPVGREIARRVLALASGAGWRPPAVESGHCV, from the coding sequence ATGAGGACGCACGCGGACTACGACTGCGACGTGCTGGTGATCGGCGGCGGGATCGTCGGTCTGTCGACGGCGTACGCGCTCACGCGCGCGGCGCCGGGGACCCGGGTCACGGTCCTGGAGGAGGCGCGGAACCCCTGCGACCACCTCGCGGGGCCGGGTGGCGGGCTGATCCACAGCGGTGTCCATCACCGCCGGAGTTCCCTCACGGCCCGGTTCGCCGCGCGCGGCGGCGGCGAGATGACCGACTTCTGCGCGCGGCACGGCATCGCCCACGCCGTCTCCGGCAAGCTGATCGTGGCGACGGACCGCTCCGAGCTCCCCCGGCTGCACGCCCTCGCGCAGCGCGGCCGGGAACACGGGCTGCCGGTGTGCGAGCTGGGCCCCGCGCAGATCGCCGAGTACGAGCCCCGGGTGCGCGGACAAGCGGCGATCCGGGTCTCCACCACCGGGGTCTGCGACGCGGCCGGGGTCCTCGCCGCGCTGACGCGCGAGGTCACCGCGGCCGGCTCGGTCGTACGGTGCGCGGCACGGGTGACCGCCGTGGACCGGCGGCCCTGGGGCGTCGCGGCCCGCACGGCGGACGGGACGGTGGTCCGCGCCAGGGCCCTGGTCAACGCCGCGGGCCCGGGGAGCGACCGGGTGGCGCGGCTCGCGGGCGACGAGCCCGGAGTACGCGTCGTGCCCGTCCGGGACATCTACTACGAGCTGCGCAGGCCGGAGCTGGTCAGCGCGGTGGTCCACCCGGTGCCGGCCGCCGGGCACCCGTTCCTCGGGGCACAGCTGATCCGGGGCCTCGTACGGTCCGTCGACGGGACCGTCCACGTGGGGCCGGTCGGCGCGAGCCCGTCCGGGCGGGCCGAACCCGTGCTCCACCCCGGAGGTCTGCTCTCCGCGCTGGCCCGGCCCGTCTCCCGGCGGACCGCGCGTCGGCAGGAGGCGTACGTACAGGACGGGGCGCGCCTCGTCCGGGCCGGTGCGGTCCCGCCGCCGGAACTGACCGGGCCTGTCGCGCGGACCGCGCCCGGAGAGCGGGCGGGACGGGCCGGGCGGTCGGAGCAGGCCGGACGGGCCGGAGCGACGGGGGCGGCGGTCACAGCCGCCCTCCGGCGGCTGCTGCCCGAGGTGACCGAGGACGACCTGCGCCCGGCTCCCGCCCGGGTGCGGGCCCAGGCGGTGCACGGCGACGGCACACCGGTCGAGGACTTCCTGATCCGCGAGGCCCCGCACACCGTGCACGTGCTCCACACCCCTGCGGACGCCGCGCTCGCCACGGCGCTGCCGGTGGGGCGGGAGATCGCCCGGCGGGTCCTCGCCCTCGCTTCGGGAGCGGGGTGGAGGCCGCCCGCCGTAGAATCGGGGCATTGTGTCTGA
- a CDS encoding sporulation protein — MSREQRGPNEKLGTVLALAGISNAGLARRVNDLGAQRGLTLRYDKTSVARWVAKGMVPQGAAPHLIAAAIGAKLGRPVPLHEIGLADADPAPEVGLAFPRDVAEAVHSATELYRLDLAGRRGGNGIWQSLAGSFSVSAYATPASRWLITPADPSVARDSAAARTALLAGPGTVRPAPAGPAQNALVLPAGHGTVPVQPGPESVADASPLRVGHSDVAKLREAAQDARRWDSKYGGGDWRSSMVPECLRVDAAPLLLGSYSDEVGRALFGASAELTRLAGWMAFDTGQQEAAQRYYIQALRLARAAADVPLGGYVLASMSLQATYRGFADEGVDLAQAAVERNRGLATARTMSFFRLVEARAHAKAGDAPAAGAALRGAESWLERSRPGDSDPSWLGFYSYDRFAADAAECYRDLKAPRQVRRFTELALSKPTEEFVRSHGLRLVVSAVAELESGNLDAACAAGTRAVEVAGRISSARTTEYVRDLLHRLEPYGDEPRVAELRERARPLLVAPA, encoded by the coding sequence ATGTCCAGGGAGCAACGCGGGCCGAACGAGAAGCTCGGCACGGTTCTCGCCCTCGCGGGAATCAGCAACGCCGGGCTCGCCCGGCGGGTCAACGACCTCGGAGCACAGCGCGGGCTGACACTTCGCTACGACAAGACCTCGGTGGCCCGTTGGGTCGCCAAGGGCATGGTGCCGCAGGGCGCGGCGCCGCATCTCATCGCCGCCGCGATCGGGGCCAAGCTGGGCCGGCCGGTCCCGCTGCACGAGATCGGCCTCGCCGACGCCGACCCGGCGCCGGAGGTGGGGCTCGCCTTCCCGCGCGACGTGGCGGAGGCGGTGCACTCCGCCACGGAGCTGTACCGCCTGGACCTCGCGGGCCGCCGCGGCGGCAACGGCATCTGGCAGTCGCTGGCGGGATCCTTCTCGGTCAGCGCCTACGCGACGCCCGCCTCGCGCTGGCTGATAACCCCCGCCGACCCCTCGGTCGCCCGGGACTCCGCCGCCGCGCGGACCGCGCTCCTCGCCGGTCCTGGGACGGTACGCCCGGCGCCCGCGGGTCCGGCGCAGAACGCTCTCGTGCTGCCCGCCGGACATGGCACGGTCCCCGTGCAGCCGGGACCCGAGTCCGTGGCCGACGCCTCGCCGCTCCGGGTCGGGCACAGCGACGTCGCCAAACTGCGCGAGGCCGCCCAGGACGCGCGCCGCTGGGACTCCAAGTACGGCGGCGGAGACTGGCGTTCGTCGATGGTCCCGGAGTGCTTACGCGTCGACGCCGCACCCCTGCTGCTCGGTTCGTACAGCGACGAGGTGGGCCGTGCGCTGTTCGGCGCATCGGCCGAACTGACGCGGCTGGCCGGGTGGATGGCCTTCGACACCGGTCAGCAGGAGGCCGCCCAGCGCTACTACATCCAGGCGTTGCGGCTCGCCCGGGCCGCCGCCGACGTCCCGCTCGGCGGGTACGTCCTGGCCTCGATGTCGCTCCAGGCGACCTACCGGGGATTCGCCGACGAGGGGGTCGACCTCGCGCAAGCGGCGGTCGAGCGCAACCGGGGCCTGGCCACGGCCCGGACGATGAGCTTCTTCCGGCTGGTGGAGGCGCGCGCCCACGCCAAGGCGGGGGACGCCCCGGCGGCCGGGGCCGCGCTGCGGGGCGCGGAGAGCTGGCTGGAGCGGTCGCGGCCGGGGGACTCCGATCCCTCGTGGCTCGGCTTCTACTCGTACGACCGGTTCGCCGCCGACGCCGCGGAGTGCTACCGCGACCTCAAGGCACCTCGCCAGGTGCGCAGGTTCACCGAGCTCGCGCTGTCGAAGCCCACCGAGGAGTTCGTCCGCTCGCACGGCCTGCGGCTGGTCGTCTCCGCGGTGGCGGAGCTGGAGTCGGGGAACCTCGACGCCGCGTGCGCCGCCGGCACCCGCGCGGTGGAGGTCGCGGGGCGGATCTCCTCCGCCCGGACCACCGAGTACGTCCGCGATCTGCTGCACCGCCTCGAACCGTACGGGGACGAGCCACGCGTCGCCGAGCTGCGCGAGCGGGCCCGGCCGCTGCTGGTGGCGCCCGCCTGA